A stretch of the Rhizomicrobium sp. genome encodes the following:
- a CDS encoding DeoR/GlpR family DNA-binding transcription regulator — MHAAEREQLILELLRQRGFIRFEELDRRIQGSPATLRRDLHRLEKDGKITRLRGGARLIGSDRSIRPGLAGVPFQENIGKNRKQKEAIGRAAAALCRPGESVIIDGGSTTLQMCHLLEPLGLQVLTNSLHIVSALLSQSGTQVSVPAGTLFREQNIILSPIEDDGMERFHASKLFLSAAAIGTHGLMQTDVLLVQVERRLLDRADEVVALIDSSKFDAPTGHAVCGLSDIDILITDSAISDKHVKMLEKANVKVLIAEDN; from the coding sequence ATGCACGCAGCCGAACGCGAACAATTGATCCTCGAGCTTCTGCGCCAGCGCGGCTTCATCCGCTTCGAAGAGCTCGACCGCCGGATCCAGGGCTCGCCCGCCACCTTGCGGCGCGATCTCCACCGGCTCGAGAAGGACGGCAAGATCACCCGCCTGCGCGGCGGGGCGCGGCTGATCGGCAGCGACCGCTCGATCCGGCCGGGTCTCGCCGGCGTGCCGTTCCAGGAGAATATCGGCAAGAACCGCAAGCAGAAGGAAGCCATCGGCCGCGCCGCGGCGGCGCTGTGCCGGCCGGGCGAGTCGGTGATCATCGACGGGGGCTCGACCACGCTGCAGATGTGCCACCTGCTGGAGCCGCTGGGGCTGCAGGTGCTGACCAATTCGCTGCATATCGTGAGCGCGCTGCTGTCGCAGAGCGGGACGCAGGTCTCGGTGCCGGCGGGCACGCTGTTCCGCGAACAGAACATCATCCTGTCGCCGATCGAGGATGACGGCATGGAGCGTTTCCACGCCTCCAAGCTGTTCCTCAGCGCGGCGGCGATCGGGACGCACGGCCTGATGCAGACCGATGTGCTGCTGGTGCAGGTCGAGCGCCGGCTGCTCGACCGCGCCGACGAGGTCGTGGCGCTGATCGACAGCAGCAAGTTCGACGCGCCGACCGGCCATGCGGTGTGCGGCCTGTCGGACATCGACATCCTGATCACCGACAGCGCGATCTCCGACAAGCACGTCAAGATGCTCGAAAAGGCGAATGTGAAGGTCCTGATCGCCGAGGACAATTGA
- a CDS encoding sugar MFS transporter, translating into MAGGAPGVKAPSPSAAGTAMVPLVVGLFFVWGFITVLNDPLVAKLKGLFALDYTEAMLTQFAFFLGYFVFSVPAGFVLNRFGYVRSIALGLAIMAIGCLGFAPAAMSGFFGGFLVALFCVAAGITLLQVAANPFIAALGSSATAPSRLTLAQAFNSLGTFIGPFVGALFLLQNGVGAPAAGASPAARIAEAELVQRPFLAIAGVLLLLAIVFWLRRGAPVPPTDSQDINPFSRRLLGRPRLMLGVLSIFLYVGAEVSIGSGLINYLLQPTVIGGQAASLGAAAARGLHALFGGRYAFNVAQIAGVMVSLYWGLAMLGRFAGSAVLARVSPGKVLAGNALAAIALALLSAMTGGAVAAGSILAIGLANSIMFPTIFALALDGLEEETANGSALLCMAIVGGAIVPLAYGAMADRFGLSLALLVPVACYALIAGYGAFAARTSVSE; encoded by the coding sequence ATGGCCGGTGGCGCGCCCGGCGTGAAAGCCCCTTCGCCATCCGCCGCCGGCACCGCGATGGTCCCGCTGGTGGTCGGCCTGTTCTTCGTCTGGGGCTTCATCACCGTCCTGAACGATCCGCTGGTGGCGAAGCTCAAGGGGCTGTTCGCGCTCGATTACACCGAGGCGATGCTGACCCAGTTCGCGTTCTTCCTGGGCTATTTCGTTTTCTCCGTACCGGCGGGGTTCGTGCTGAACCGCTTCGGCTATGTCCGCAGCATCGCGCTCGGCCTGGCGATCATGGCGATCGGATGCCTCGGCTTCGCGCCGGCGGCGATGAGCGGCTTCTTCGGCGGTTTCCTGGTGGCGCTGTTCTGCGTCGCGGCGGGGATCACGCTGCTGCAGGTCGCGGCCAATCCCTTCATCGCCGCGCTCGGCTCGAGCGCGACGGCGCCCAGCCGCCTGACGCTCGCCCAGGCCTTCAATTCGCTCGGCACCTTCATCGGTCCGTTCGTCGGGGCGCTGTTCCTGCTGCAGAACGGCGTCGGGGCACCGGCCGCCGGCGCCTCGCCTGCGGCGCGCATCGCGGAGGCCGAGCTGGTGCAGCGGCCCTTCCTCGCCATCGCCGGTGTCCTCTTGCTGCTCGCCATCGTCTTCTGGCTGCGGCGCGGCGCGCCGGTGCCGCCGACCGATTCCCAGGACATCAACCCGTTCAGCCGCCGCTTGCTGGGCCGTCCGCGCCTGATGCTCGGCGTGCTCTCGATCTTCCTCTATGTCGGCGCGGAGGTGTCGATCGGCAGCGGCCTGATCAACTATCTGTTGCAGCCGACGGTGATCGGCGGCCAGGCCGCCTCGCTCGGCGCCGCGGCCGCGCGCGGTCTGCATGCGCTGTTCGGCGGACGTTACGCCTTCAACGTGGCCCAGATCGCCGGCGTCATGGTCAGCCTCTATTGGGGCCTCGCCATGCTGGGCCGCTTCGCGGGATCGGCCGTGCTGGCGCGCGTCTCCCCCGGCAAGGTTCTGGCCGGCAACGCGCTCGCAGCCATTGCGCTGGCACTGCTCTCCGCGATGACCGGCGGCGCGGTCGCGGCCGGCAGCATCCTCGCCATCGGCCTCGCCAATTCGATCATGTTCCCGACGATCTTCGCGCTCGCGCTGGACGGGCTGGAGGAGGAGACCGCCAACGGTTCGGCGCTCCTTTGCATGGCGATTGTTGGCGGCGCGATCGTGCCACTGGCATATGGCGCCATGGCCGACCGCTTCGGCCTTTCGCTCGCGTTGCTGGTCCCTGTCGCGTGCTACGCCCTGATCGCCGGCTATGGCGCGTTCGCGGCCCGAACCTCCGTCAGCGAGTAA